In Leucoraja erinacea ecotype New England unplaced genomic scaffold, Leri_hhj_1 Leri_972S, whole genome shotgun sequence, a single genomic region encodes these proteins:
- the LOC129695175 gene encoding zinc finger protein 883-like, with translation MEDPMTGHNMEKRYECDVCGKAWQSACQLETHRRLHTGERPFDCSECGKNFASYDKLLRHNRVHSGERPFTCSDCGKGFKTANHLKDHRRVHTGEKPYDCSSCDKSFALWSGLWRHRRVHSSEQPYTCSDCGKGFKSSTNLKIHRRLHTGERPYTCSDCGKGFTCSSILLEHQHIHTGERPYTCGQCGKGFIHSSNLLVHQRTHTGERPYTCDQCGKGFTRSTGVLEHQRTHTGERPYTCTQCGKGFNRSDRLLSHQRTHTGERPYTCNDCGKGFTQSHSLLVHQRTHTGERPFICNQCGKAWQLPSQLETHRRVHTGERPFDCSECCKSFTSCANLLLHSRVHSGERPFTCSDCGKGFKSSTHLKRHRRLHTGECPYTCSDCGKGFTHSSNLLSHQRTHTGERPYTCTQCGKGFTRSNRLLEHQHTHTGERPYICAQCGKGFTRSIRLLEHQHTHTDERPFTCAQCGKGFTCSSSLLVHQRTHTGERPYTCTQCGKGFTLSGTLLSHQRTHTGERPYTCTQCGKSYTRSSSLLSHQRTHTGERLYTFIQGSKGYTTSSKLLFHQQVHAGDRPVPSVVCGESFAMASHALSHTSGQPYDFLYCGEAFDSSWELRQHRRAHADERLLPLLEAFEECMGAAGASAVTQTMMEKGLGAVAVDRETGM, from the exons atggaggacccgatgacggggcacaacatggagaagcgttatgagtgtgacgtgtgtggcaaggcctggcagagtGCATGCCAGCTGGAGACCCACCGGCGgttgcacacgggagaacgtccCTTTGACTGCTCGGAGTGCGGCAAGAACTTCGCCAGCTACGACAAACTGCTGCGGCACAACCGCGTGCACTCCGgcgagaggcccttcacctgctccgattgcggcaaaggcttcaagacaGCGAATCACCTGAAggaccaccggcgggtgcacacgggcgagaagccctatgactGCTCCTCCTGCGACAAGAGCTTTGCCCTGTGGTCGGGGCTATGGcggcaccggcgggtgcacagcagtgagcagccctacacctgctccgactgcggcaaaggcttcaagtcatcCACCAACCTGAAGATCCACAGGCgtctgcacaccggggagcggccctacacctgcagcgactgcggcaagggcttcacttgCTCCAGCATCCTGCTGGAACACCAGCACATACACACCGgggagcgtccctacacctgcggccagtgcggcaagggcttcatccaCTCTAGCAACCTgttggtgcaccagcgcacccacactggtgAGCGCCCTTACACCTGCgaccagtgtggcaagggcttcacccgctccaccgGGGTgttggagcaccagcgcacccacactggcgagcgtccctacacctgtacccagtgtggcaagggcttcaaccGCTCCGACAGACTGCTGTCTCACCAGcgtacccacaccggcgagcgcccctacacctgcaacgactgcggcaagggcttcacccagtcccacagcctgctggtgcaccagcgcacccacaccggcgagcgacCCTTCATCTGTAACcaatgcggcaagg CCTGGCAGCTGCCAAGCCAGCTGGagacccaccggcgggtgcatacgggagaacgccccttcgactgctctGAGTGCTGCAAGAGCTTCACCAGCTGCGCCAACCTGCTGCTCCACAGCCGCGTGCACTCTGgcgagaggcccttcacctgttccgactgcggcaaaggcttcaagtcgtccacgCATCTGAAGAggcacaggcgcctgcacaccggggagtgcccctacacctgcagtgactgcggcaagggcttcacccactcgagcaacctgctgtcccaccaacgcacccacaccggcgagcgcccctacacctgcacccagtgcggcaaaggcttcacccgctccaaccggctgctggagcaccagcacacccacaccggggagcgcccctacatctgcgcccagtgcggcaagggcttcacccgctcaatccgcctgctggagcaccagcacacccacaccgACGAGCGCCCCTTCACTTGCGcgcagtgtggcaagggcttcacctgctccagcagcctgctggtgcaccagcgcacccacactggcgagcgtccctacacctgcactcagtgtggcaagggcttcaccctgtCCGGCaccctgctgtcccaccagcgcacccacaccggcgagcgcccctacacctgcacccagtgcggcaagagctacacccgctcctccagcctgctgtcccaccagcgcacccacactggcgagcgtcTCTACACCTTCATCCAGGGCAGCAAGGGCTACACCACCTCCTCCAAACTGCTGTTCCACCAGCAGGTGCACGCTGGCGACCGTCCCGTCCCCAGCGTGGTGTGTGGAGAGagctttgccatggcctcccatgCCCTGTCTCACACCAGTGGCCAACCCTACGACTTCCTGTACTGCGGTGAGGCGTTTGATAGCTCGTGGGAGTTAcggcagcaccggcgggcccACGCCGACGAGCGGCTGCTCCCACTGCTGGAAGCATTTGAAGAATGCATGGGGGCGGCGGGAGCATCAGCGGTTacacagaccatgatggagaag ggtttaggagccgttgctgtggacagAGAGACGGGgatgtga